AACTGAGCTCCAGCCTGTTGGCAGACCCTTTGAAAAAACAGAGTAGGATCACCTGGCCAGGGGGGTGGACAGGGCTGGCTCTTCCTCGAGGAACCCCGTGGCCTTGTCTCCGGGGCTCCCCACCCCCGAGAACAGATCTGAAAATTGGGTGCCAGTGACTCCGCTCACTCCTGCTGAACTGGAGAGCCCAGTGACAGGCGCCTCCATGCCTGGTCAGGAGGTGAGGCCTGGGTAGGGTGCCTTCAGGAGCCTCCCTGAGAGGGCAGCTCCACGAAGCCGAGTGAAGAGCCTCGTCCTGATTCCCGTGTCCTCCTAGCAACAGCTGCCCCCCTGATCTTGCTTGTGTGAGTGTCCAGAGAACCTGCCCGCAACCAGCGTGGTCCTCCACATGGGCTCTGCCCCGCTGCCCTAATCCACCACTGAGACCTTCTTCTGTCCCAGCCTCTGGGCCTGACGCCAACCACTCTCCTCCAAGGGACACTGCCAGAGGGCCAGGCCCTCCACCCTTGCCCAGAGGCACCTGGGAACTATGGCTGCTGCCTTGGTGTCCTTCCCGCTGACAACAGCAGGAGTCCGAACAGCTCAGAGGACCGCTCAGTCATGCCAACCCCTCCCCAACCCTGGGCCACAGGTCTCAGTCACCGAGGCGGGCTGGACTCAGATCTTGTACAGAAAGCTGGGCACGTAGTCGAACCTGAGGGCAGGCTGGCTGGTCCCGCGCCGCTCCTGCGTGTAGTGCAGCCGCAGCAGCTCCGCCAGGTACCGCACCACCTTGACGTCCTCATGCACTAGCCCCAGTGTCAGCTGCAGGAAGCTGGCCTGGCGACTGGCAGCCAGCTCCGGGGCCTCACCGCCGTGCGCGGGCAGGTGCAGGTGATGGCAGAAGGTGTAGAGGAAGGCCTTGGCACACAGCTGTGCGAGCATGCTCTGCACGTGCAGGAAGTAGGTGCTGCCCCGCCGGATGTGTGTACGGTGGTCCGCCAGCCGTGGCACCAGGGTGCCCCTGTAGAGCGGGCAGCGCAAGGTCTTCCGGTCCAGGTCAAGGATGCTCGTGTAGCGGCTGTAGCGGCTCAGGGCGTGCAGGGCACCGGCACTGGCAGGGGATGCCACCCTGAAACACACAGATCAAGGTCAGGGGGCAGAAGCTGGGGTGGGCCCCCTCTCAAGAGGCCAGCCCCGGCCAGCCCCACTCGCTGGTGCTCTCTGGAAGGCAAATGTGGTCGCGAAGATCTTCACGGCTCCTCAGCCCTCATGATGGAGATCAAATCCTAGTGTGGCTCATGAAGCCCTGATGACCGCTTTATGCTGGTCTCTGAGGCCCAGCTGTTAGTTCCCTGGGGACTCCCCTGCAGCCATGCCAAGCTTTCCAGTGGGGGGCAGGTTCTGCTCTGCCTGAACACCAGGCCCTTTCTGCTGTGCCTGGCTTATGACAACTCAAACCTCACCCAGCCTCCCTGACCTCCGTGTGCAcctgtttcttcctctgtgaCCTAGTCAAGTTCCTTTACTTCTGAGCCTTGTCTGTGAGGCAGACGCTGGTCCTAGCTACTGGGTCACCTCAGAGGGCAAGTCCGGGGTGCTCAGGACAGCGCTTGGCCCTTACCCCGAGCCTGGTGCTGACCAGTGTGGTGCCAGGAGCTTCTGCAGACTTGGATCTGTAACCCATGCGGCACCCTGCATGTCAGAGGCGAGAAGGTGGGTGGGGTTCGCTCAGCAAGGGAAGGAGTGCCAGGGGAGGCGGGGTAGGGACTGTCCTGGGTCCAGCTCTCAGATTCCATATTGACTTAGCACATGGGACCAAGCGCAGTGGACACACAGAGGCACCCTCTGCTTGGACTCTCTAGCACTGACCCTCAGGGGCCTCGACCTGCCTCGTATCTCAGTGTCCAACCTACCTGCCGGCCTGGCTCACCACCCACCTCAGCTCTGAGCACCCCTGGGGCCCGGGTTCAACGTGCATCCCAGGGGGCAGCCCTTTCCTGCTCTGAAGGGCAGCTGCAGGACCCCCGCCCTAGCCTTGGTTCATCCCCTCAGAGTGCCCCCCACCTCATTGCTGCTCACTGCCCAGGACACCTTTAGAGAAGCCGCAGCAAGCCCAGTCCCCACTCTCCTCCTGGTCCTTCGGTCAACCCTCCAGCGACAGGTGCCCTGGAGGGCAAGGCCCCCAGCCTGTCCACTGTGGCTCACACCCAAGCAGGACCCTCTGGGGGCACATGTCCCAATTCTCAACCCCTGTGCACTCAGGAGCTCTGGGAGGGAGGGCTCACGGCACGAGTCATCAGACAACCTCCAAGGTCTCAGCTGCCACTGTTGACGGGTCTCCCACTTTCCTGGAGGAACCCTCCATGACTCcaaggccaggggccagggcctgGCTCTGCCCCTGCCACCCAGCCTACCTTCCTCAGGGCAGGTCTTCACCCCGTGGACATCAGAGCAGCAGACAGGGATCAGACACAATTGGCCCAACACCCAGCCCACGGAGAGGTCACAGCTGGAGTGGGAGCAGGGCAGCCTGTCACAGGGATGCCCCACTGTGGACACATCTGTAATCCAGCCTTGGGCACAGTGGCTGCCACTTATCAGCCTCAGTAAACATCTGGCAAATGACTGCTCAGTGATGCAACCCTCCTATTTCCCCAGAAGGGAGGAGGGCCCTGCCTGGGTGCCCACTGCAAGGGAGCAACTCAAGCATgcccttctctatggtccagggACTGGACTCCAGCTATCACCCCTCTCAATGCCCGCATGTTGCAGGTGAGCAAAGGCAGGTTTGGGGAGAGGGGCGAGGAGGCTGAGCCCAGAGCACATTCAAGGACAGGAGTCCTTCAGGCTAGACAAACAGAGTGGAAAACCCCAAAAGGAACTGCTAAAGCACAAGGGAGTGAAGTGGAGACAGAGTTTTTAAGAGGTGGAGGAATCGGCTCTCACAGCCGACAGGACAGTGGAGAGGGAGCCAGGAAGGCTGCCTTTCCCAGCACTGCTACCCTCCTAAGACCCAGACCTCGCCTCAGTCATTTACACCATAGTGTGAACTAGAGACTCAGCAGGGACCTGAGATCCAGAAGTCCAGTCATTCCCAAACCTTGCTGCAAACCACGTGACTCCACTTCATACCCCAAGCCAACACGATCAGAATCTCTGCAGGTGGGGCCAAGGAGCCTGTGATTCTAGAAATTGCTCCCAAACAGTTTTGATACAACAAGGTACAGACCAGGGTCAGGAACCACTTCGCAACCGAAGTCCCTTTGGAAAGGATCTGCCCAAAGTGAAACAGTGAGTTGGTGTGGGGCCCCCCACAGGACCCATGAACCTCACCCCAAGGGACGGCCACCCGACAGCTCATCTCCTACGGCCAGGGCCTGTCCCACCCCGTGACCAGTTACCTCTGCAAGCCAATAAGCTTCCACTTCTGGAAGTCCGTGATGTGCAAAGGGGAGGAGAGCCAGTGCTTCACGGGTTTGCCATGGCGGCCGTAGCCAGGGACAAAGATGGAGAGCGCAGTCACCAGCTTCCTGACCATGGCCTCCTCTTCCCCCAGGACCACCAGCGTCCTCCCGCTGAGCAGGGAGTAGATGGCTGGGTGGGCAAACGGGTACTGGCGGATGAACTTTAAGGCGTTCTGGCCTGCCCTCTTCTTGTGCCTCTCAGAAGAGGGGCCAGCAGGAGGCATGGAGGAGGGAGTCCTGTCGGAGCTGGTGGAGGCTACGCTGCTCCCATAGCTGGTGGCATCGGAGTGGTCATCCAGGCTGGTCTTACTGCCGTCTAGGCTGGTCAGCAGGTGGCTCGGGTCCAGCTCATAAGCAGGGAAGCCTTCACAACTATTGTCTCGGGAAGAAGGACTGGCATTTTCCACCGAGAAGTCCACGTGGAACCCTTGGTCCTTCTGCCGGTAGCGCTGTGGGGGAACGCTCACGACCCCGTCCTCATCGGAGAGTGTGTGGCCTGGGGTGGAGAGCGGCACCAGCAGAGCACCAGCTTCCCTCCCGATGCAGCAGGAGGCATCTGTCTGCAGCAAAGCGAGGCCCGAGCTGCCCTCCTCGGCCTCCCCCGCCTCCGGTGGGCTGATGCCTGCCTGGAAGTGGATGGCCCCCTGGCCGCCTTCTGCGTAGGACTCCTCCTCGTTAATGGCACTTGGATAGCTGGCCTTGAAGTCGTCAGGGATGAGGGCCTCAGAGGGGCAGGTGCTGAGGACTTCGATGCTGTCCCCGCTGATGGTCCTGTGGCTGACTGCCTTGCTCCGGACGACCTGGGGGCTCAAGGGCACTGTGAGGCTGGACTGGCTCTCAGACTTCGACAGCACAGAGGTGGGTTTCTCTGTGCCCAGAACCTCGATGCTCTCTCCGCTACTAACGCTCCCTTTCATGTCCATCTCCAGGTAGTCCAAGTTCTCCTGGGGGTCAAAACTGCTTGATTCCATCACGGCCGCTTCCCTTGATGCCTCATCCCCAAGGTCCTGCTCCATCTTGATGAGCACGGACTCCACACTGGATTTGTAGGAGCCCACGCTGATTAATACTTGAGGAACCAAACAGTCTTCTGGAGACTCAGAAGGCGGCCCGTAGTGATGGGGCTTAGAGACTGTGCTCTCCTGTTTCTCAGCCAGTCTGTCGCTGACCTCCACCAAGTCTTCAAAAAGGAAGCTGGTGATGTGCTGCTGCTTCAGGAGTGCTCTGTCAATCTGACTGGTCAGGAGGTAACAAAGGTCCCCTCTGAACATGTGCTCAACGTGGCGGAGCTGCGCCAGGGTCTGGGTGAAGTACTCGGTGTCACAGAGCTCCTCCAAGGTCTTGAGCTTCTTGTCGAAACACTTGGTGGACTTTGCTTTGATGAGTTTCGGGGTGTAGGAGGGTCTGCAGGCATAATGGTCGGTGTCAGCAGACTCTTCAGGGTCAGAGGTAGTGGCTGCCTGGCTGGGCGGATCCTGGATGTGCTCCGATTCCCTAGGACACAAACTGGACCCCCTCAACTTGCGATGAGGGTATGAGCGGATCTGCCTTAGAAGGTCTTGATGTTCGATGATGGACTTCTCTACACTGGCCAGTTCATTGGCCTTCTCGATGGCCTGAGATGAGTAAAACCCTTTGTCATTAGCTTTCTTCTGGATCTCTGTCTCCGTGTGTAGCACTGTCCTGGTGTAATCCaaatctttcagttttttttcaagTTCCCCGGCAAAAGCCTTCCTGTTGCCTGTCTTCAAGCACTCTGATGCTTTGGAAAATTCGGCTGAGAGCTCCTGGAACTGCTGCATAATTTTGTGCTGGTCTGCCGAGATATAAGCCATACAAAAGGGCCTCACGAAGCCGCGGGCCTCCAGGTCGTACAGGGTGAGATGGTGCACGTAAGCAAAGGCCCCTTCCTTGGAGTCACCCAGCACCACCTTGGAGTCCTCCACGAAGTTCAGTTTGGGGTAGGCAGACCCAGGAGGATGCCCCACGAAGGAGGCCTGGTAATCCACAGACATGATCCGCAAAGAGAAGTAATTGAGATCAAAATTACCAAAAACTTTGGTGTCATTGGGGATGGTCAGTAAGGGCTGGGGTCCCACCTGCTCAGAGAATTCGGAAATAAGGATGAAGTCCCGAGAGAACTTGGCCCCGGACAGTTTGGACCATGGATTGGCTCCTTGGCTGGCGAAGGGGAAGAGCGGCACCGAGTACTCCTCGGGCAGTGCCGGCTCATTGTAAGGCTCCTCCTCGTACTCGTCCTCTTTGGTGAAGGCCACCACGTCAGGGGCGCTGATCATATTTTCAGGTATATGGGAAGAACATGGAGAGGAAGTAGAACAGATGCGGAGGTAGCCAACGCGGGGGAGCCaggcctctggaggaggaagcaaAGTCCCTGCGGAGCAGTCTTCTTTGCGTCCTCAGGGGTCCGAGGCTGCCAATCACAAACCGGAGGTTCGAGTTCTCGCAGCCCCTCAAAGGTGTGGCTCCTTCAAGGGTTCCGGAGGCCTCAGGAGACCCCAGGAACTCCGCAGGTCAGGAAGACCCAGGAGACTGGTTGCCCTTCGCCTCCTCCCGCGACCGCGGCGGGCACCCGCAGCGAGGTCACCGGCGCTCCCCCGAGCACACCACCACGGCAACAGCCCCACCTCAGGACAGTTGCCCAGTGCGCGGCTGCGGGCTGCGGCACGGACCAGCCAAGCGTGACGACTCCCACGGCCCGAAGGCAGAAACCGTCACGGCTCCTCGGACGCCACAACCCGGATCCAGCTACCGCGGCGCCGCCATCTTGGTGTCACATGACTCGAGCTGTCGTGCCGCGTGACCCGGAAACGTCCGCGTCAACTTCCGAACCGGAGAGCTGCGTTTCCCGAGAGCGGAGCGGGAAGGCAGGGAAGTGAGGCGGCCGCGCAGGGCGGCCTGGGAGTTGTGGTTCACGGGGCTGTGCGACTAGCGCTGGCGGAAGCGGCTGAAAGGCGGGCGGAAGCGGGCTGTGCGCGGGATAGCAGGCCAGCTGGAGACTCCCGGTTCCCGGGGCGGGCGCTGCAGATGCGCTGGGCCCGGGGATGATCTTTCCGGCCGCCCACCGCGCTCTCCGGGGGCTGCCGCGGCCCGGTACTCGCGCCCTGACTCGCGCCGCCATGGAGGTGGCCCTGCGAGGCGTGCGGAAAATCCTTTGCGTGGCCGAGAAGAACGACGCGGCCAAGGGCATAGCCGACTTGCTGTCTGGCGGCCGCATGCGGCGGGTGAGGAGGTCCCCGGGCGGGCGGGACGGGGACGAGCGGCCTCTGCTCCCTCCGGGCGTCCCCGCCGTCGGGGCAGGGCGCCGGGCGCCTGCTACGACCGACGGGCTAAACCCGTTTAGAAACGGAGTTAATGTCTCTAGTTTGTTTGGAGACCTTAGGTCCGCCTTGGGCGGCGGCGGGTGCCAAGCTGGTCTGAGACGCGGAACCGCCGGCCGAACTCCCCTGGCTTGCTCTGGAGCCTGCGGGGTCGTCGGTCTGGGTGCATCCGACGCGGCGACCTGCCCGAGCCCCTGTTCCGGCGGGCGAGGTGGCGATAGTGTCTGTTCTGGACCACGGGAGGCGCAGAGGAGAGAGACGGTGAAAAGGTTTGGGAAGGGGGTGACCGGAGGCCTTACAAGCTGTTCAGGAAGCTCTCAGTTACAAAAGTGGGCCCCGAAATGGTTTTCTGGACATATCTCGGCGCGCGGGTGGAAGTCCCTTCTTTCACATCTCAGGGTCCTCAGGCCTCTGCTTCTTGCCTATAGGTGGTGGGAACTGGAGCAGAGGTTGTACGGGTGCTGGCTGACAGCATCACCTTTTCCCAGAGCTGAGCGTCCTGGTGACCAGCCCCAGGCTATGCCAACTCCTAGGGCTCCAGGCTCCTTGAGATTGGCCTGTCTACACAGCTAACTTTCTGTATCCTTCGGCCTCCGTTTAAGTGTCTCTTCTTCAGGGAACCTTTTCTTCACGTTTCTTTCCCCCAGAAGGGTCAGGGTGCAGTGTGATAAACTGTCACTGTGTCCCTTTCTACTTGGAATGCACCTCCTGGTTACAGTTCCATAATGTGCTGTGCAAGTTGCTCATCTCATCCGAGTCCCCGTCGCCCTTCCATGGACCCTCAGCTCCGAAGGAAAGAGCTGTGGCTGTTGGGTCCCCTGCTGTATCCCTCATACCCAATATGTGTGTGGAGTACAGCAGGCCCTCACTCAGCACTTCTGGGTGCACATTTGACCTCAGTCTTGAAGTTTTACCAGGCAGTGAGAAccacataggcttccctggtggctcagactgtaaagcgtctgtctataacgtgggagacctgggttcaagccctgggttgagaagatcctctggagaaggaaatggcaatccactccagtactattgcctggaaaatcccatggacagagaagcctggtaggctagtctatggggtcgcaaagagtcggacacgactgagcaactacactttgCTCCATGTACCACATGTACAAAAGGCAACCCACTGGCTTGAAACAGCTTGGCAAGTTCAAAACTGGAAAGCTGAGAGTGTAGGGTGCTGGGGGAAGGAACAAGTGGGCATagcaagagaggatgagagagCCACGTGTTTCATGGATGAGTATCAACTGTCTTGAAGGTACCATTCATCAGTGTTCACTACACCCCCAGTTTTGTTCTCTATTTAGTTCTAGGTTTTATCACACCAAGAGGAAATGCCGTAGCCATTAAGCAGTCACCCTCCTTTCCCCACTCTTCCCAGCCGCTGGGAGCCACTAATTTGCCTTGTGTCCCCAAAGATGTGTCCTGGATATGTCATACGAAGAGATTCATGtgatatgtggccttttgtgtcagtcttcttttacttagcattttTGGAAGCTTCACGTTATAGCGTGTGTTAGCACCGCATCTCTTTTCACAGCTGAATAATATCCCGTTGTATAGACAGATcgtattttgtttatcctttcatcagttgatgggcatttgggttggttccaccttttggctgttgggAATAGAGCTGCTGTAAACGTTCGCTTACACGCAAGTTTTCATTTGAATACCCATTTTCAGTTCTTTGAGGTAAATTCCTAGGAGTGGTGTTGCTGGGTCATAAATTAATTCTATCTTTAActgtttgaggaactgccaaactattttccacacTGCCTGGAACATAATATATTCTCTCCATTGATGGTCTAGTTTTTTCATATTATGTCaacactttttccttttttaattatcACTGTTCTGGatgcattctaagttgcttcagttgtgttgtgtctgagtctttgcaagaCCTTGGAccagagccctccaggctcctctgtccatgggattctcctggcaagaatactggggtgggttgccaggccctcctccagaggttcttcccaacccaggcattgaactccTTAAGTTTCTTGCATGGGtaggcgggtcctttaccactagcaccacctgggaagcccagttatcgCCATCCTcagtcagtccagtcgctcagtccgactctttgcgaccccatggactgcagcgcgccaggcctccctgtccatcaccaactcccagagtttactcaaactcatgtccgttgagtcggtgatgccatccaaccatctcatcctctgtcatccccttctcctcccaccttcaatctttcccagtatcacggTCTTTttaagtgagtcagttctttgaatcagatggccaaaggattggagtttcagcctcagcatcagtccttccaatgaatattcaggactgattttctttaggatggactggttggatctccttgctgttcaagggactcacaagagtcttttccaacaccatagttcaaaagcatcaattcttcagtactcagctttctttatagtcaaactctcagtctgtacatgactgctggaaaaacaatagttttgactagacggacctttgttggcaaagtaatgtctctactttttaatatgctgtctaggttggccataacttttcttccaaggagcaagcatcttttaatttcatggctgtagtcatcttcagtgtgattttggagctcccccaaaaaataaagtttgtcactgtttccccatctatttgccaggaagtgatgggaccagatgccatgatcttagttttctgaatgttgagttttaagccaactttttcactctcctatttcacatttatcaagaggctctttagttcttctttgctttctgccataaaggtggtgtcatctccatatctgaggttattgatatttctcctggcaattgattccagcttgtgcttcatccagtccagcatttctcatgatgtactctgcatataagttaaataagcagggtgagaatatacagccttgacgtactcctttcccgatttggaaccagtctgttgttccatgtccagttctaactgttgcttcttgacctgcatacagatttctcaggaagcaggtcaggtggtctgatattcccatctcttgaatttttcacagtttgtcgtgatccacacagtcaaaggctttggcacagtcgaAACCACCACCATACTAGTGGGTGTGAAATACCTTGTGGTTTTAGTTTGTGCTTCCCAAGTGACTGatgacactgagcatcttttcatatgcttgttagtTGCTGGGTtgcctttgaagaaatgtctgtccATGTCTTTTGTCCAGCTTTGaattgtctttttgttattgagctgTGAGTTCTTTCTATATTCAGGATACTAGGTCCTCCTTAGATGTATGACTTGCAGATGTTCTcatccattctgtgggttgttttctcttttgataGTGTTCTTTGTtacaaaaaagtttaattttgatgACATCCAGTTTatctaattttccttttgttgGTTATACTTTTACTATCATGTCTAagtatgaccaatctagatagcatattcaaaagcagagacattactttgccaacaaaggtccatctagtcaaggctatggttgttcctgtggtcatgtatggatgtgagagttggactgtgaagaaggctgagtgccgaagaattgatgcttttgaactgtggtgttggagaagactcttgagagtcccttggactgcaagaagatccacccagttcattctgaaggagatcagccctgggtgttctttggaaggaatgttgctgaagctgaaactccagtactttggccacttcatacgaagagttgactcactggaaaagactctgatgctgggagggattgggggcaggaggagaaggggacgacagaggatgagaaggctggatggcatcattgactcgatggacgtgagtctgggtgaa
The DNA window shown above is from Bos javanicus breed banteng chromosome 19, ARS-OSU_banteng_1.0, whole genome shotgun sequence and carries:
- the SMCR8 gene encoding guanine nucleotide exchange protein SMCR8; the protein is MISAPDVVAFTKEDEYEEEPYNEPALPEEYSVPLFPFASQGANPWSKLSGAKFSRDFILISEFSEQVGPQPLLTIPNDTKVFGNFDLNYFSLRIMSVDYQASFVGHPPGSAYPKLNFVEDSKVVLGDSKEGAFAYVHHLTLYDLEARGFVRPFCMAYISADQHKIMQQFQELSAEFSKASECLKTGNRKAFAGELEKKLKDLDYTRTVLHTETEIQKKANDKGFYSSQAIEKANELASVEKSIIEHQDLLRQIRSYPHRKLRGSSLCPRESEHIQDPPSQAATTSDPEESADTDHYACRPSYTPKLIKAKSTKCFDKKLKTLEELCDTEYFTQTLAQLRHVEHMFRGDLCYLLTSQIDRALLKQQHITSFLFEDLVEVSDRLAEKQESTVSKPHHYGPPSESPEDCLVPQVLISVGSYKSSVESVLIKMEQDLGDEASREAAVMESSSFDPQENLDYLEMDMKGSVSSGESIEVLGTEKPTSVLSKSESQSSLTVPLSPQVVRSKAVSHRTISGDSIEVLSTCPSEALIPDDFKASYPSAINEEESYAEGGQGAIHFQAGISPPEAGEAEEGSSGLALLQTDASCCIGREAGALLVPLSTPGHTLSDEDGVVSVPPQRYRQKDQGFHVDFSVENASPSSRDNSCEGFPAYELDPSHLLTSLDGSKTSLDDHSDATSYGSSVASTSSDRTPSSMPPAGPSSERHKKRAGQNALKFIRQYPFAHPAIYSLLSGRTLVVLGEEEAMVRKLVTALSIFVPGYGRHGKPVKHWLSSPLHITDFQKWKLIGLQRVASPASAGALHALSRYSRYTSILDLDRKTLRCPLYRGTLVPRLADHRTHIRRGSTYFLHVQSMLAQLCAKAFLYTFCHHLHLPAHGGEAPELAASRQASFLQLTLGLVHEDVKVVRYLAELLRLHYTQERRGTSQPALRFDYVPSFLYKI